Below is a window of Sulfoacidibacillus ferrooxidans DNA.
TTAGCCTCCGCACTGGTGGGTCGCTATCGAGACATTCAGGTGTTTCGATTCGAGGACGACGAGTACGAGGTGTACAAGCAAGTGGTGATCGTGGGTATTCGCCGTTCCGGTCCTATTGGTGCAGGCGATGCGAGCGATAAACACATGCTCAAGCAGCTTGTCGAGATCGGCAAAGGAGACAAAGACGCCCTAGCTT
It encodes the following:
- a CDS encoding DUF6094 domain-containing protein encodes the protein MWLNPPYDRATKDTEGQSDRKEIIFLRMTSRYLVSHGILVFIIPQPQIDKNLASALVGRYRDIQVFRFEDDEYEVYKQVVIVGIRRSGPIGAGDASDKHMLKQLVEIGKGDKDALA